A part of Gramella sp. MAR_2010_147 genomic DNA contains:
- a CDS encoding amino acid carrier protein encodes MIKNSWLLTSLFLTLSLIANAQNDVKNYSDLEVSLTLVNPSREINDGVAKLQVQGGEAPYKYKWSKQTTALDSKESRGLIEGMEHTVTVTDAAGKSVEENFTVPATSITEIFNSKVQPAVDFLGGVLFWDPFAAVGIYDPIVYSDGKEIPIPNFEATTNSVYNLKKWLIPEGASVGVGDKIAIVESDSGKEHEVYSDASGTINYLVKEGDEIFNPNKKSDVIEQNAHMIAMVKFDDPQPLHHPNGDIRTNAIPFIVIWLILGSIFFTFRLGFVNIRGFKHSIQLAKGKFDDPDAPGTITHFQAMATAVSATVGLGNIAGVAVAISLGGAGATFWMFCAGFFAMSLKFTECTLGVKYREIKEDGRIFGGPMNYLRYGLEKRNMKGLGKFLAGLFAVLGVGASFGGGNMIQSNQAFKIVSEQIPILQGHGFIFGVIFAILVGAVILGGINSIARVTGKVVPVMAIIYILGCAVVIGVNIENIGGAFSAIYNGALSASAMKGGFIGVLIIGLQRAAFSSEAGVGSAAIAHSASKTKNPIADGFTSLVEPFIDTMVVCTMTALVLIFSGMHEVGGGMKGVELTSDAFGSVISWFPAVLAMAVFLFAFSTMVSWSYYGMRSWTYLFGQSKKSEIIYKVLFLIFVVVGSSVSLGAVLSFSDMMILAMSFPNIIGLYIMSPEVRADMKAYWHRLKNGELFINEKFREAA; translated from the coding sequence ATGATAAAGAATTCGTGGTTATTAACCAGTTTATTCTTAACACTAAGTTTAATTGCAAATGCACAGAATGATGTAAAAAATTACTCAGATTTAGAGGTTTCTCTAACATTGGTTAATCCCAGCCGGGAGATCAATGACGGGGTTGCTAAATTACAGGTTCAGGGAGGAGAAGCTCCTTATAAATATAAATGGAGTAAACAGACCACAGCTCTAGATTCTAAAGAGTCCAGAGGTCTTATTGAGGGAATGGAGCATACAGTTACTGTAACTGATGCTGCAGGCAAGAGTGTAGAGGAAAATTTTACTGTACCTGCCACTTCAATTACAGAAATCTTTAATAGCAAGGTACAGCCTGCAGTAGATTTTTTAGGGGGTGTTCTTTTCTGGGACCCATTTGCAGCCGTGGGTATTTACGATCCCATAGTTTATTCTGATGGGAAAGAAATTCCAATTCCTAATTTTGAAGCTACCACTAATAGTGTTTATAATTTAAAAAAGTGGCTTATTCCCGAAGGAGCATCAGTTGGTGTAGGAGATAAAATAGCGATTGTAGAAAGTGATTCAGGAAAAGAACATGAGGTGTATTCAGATGCTTCAGGAACAATTAATTATCTCGTTAAGGAAGGGGACGAAATTTTCAATCCAAATAAAAAAAGTGATGTAATTGAGCAGAACGCTCATATGATCGCTATGGTAAAGTTTGATGATCCACAGCCTTTACATCATCCAAATGGAGACATAAGAACGAATGCTATTCCCTTTATTGTTATATGGCTGATTCTAGGGAGTATTTTCTTTACGTTTAGGCTTGGATTTGTAAATATCCGAGGATTCAAACACTCCATTCAACTCGCTAAAGGAAAATTTGATGATCCGGACGCACCGGGAACTATTACGCATTTTCAGGCGATGGCTACAGCAGTATCTGCTACCGTTGGACTTGGGAATATTGCAGGTGTGGCCGTTGCGATCTCTTTGGGAGGAGCAGGTGCTACATTCTGGATGTTTTGTGCTGGTTTCTTTGCCATGTCGCTAAAATTTACCGAATGTACATTGGGAGTGAAATACCGCGAGATCAAAGAAGATGGTAGGATCTTCGGTGGACCAATGAATTATCTGCGCTACGGTTTAGAGAAACGAAACATGAAAGGTCTTGGTAAGTTTCTTGCAGGACTATTTGCTGTACTAGGAGTTGGAGCTTCGTTTGGAGGTGGTAATATGATCCAGTCTAACCAGGCTTTTAAGATTGTTTCTGAACAAATTCCTATTTTGCAGGGGCATGGTTTTATATTCGGAGTGATCTTCGCTATACTAGTTGGAGCAGTGATTCTGGGAGGAATTAATAGTATTGCCCGTGTGACCGGAAAGGTGGTTCCTGTAATGGCTATTATCTATATTCTTGGATGTGCCGTGGTGATTGGGGTGAATATTGAAAATATTGGGGGAGCATTTTCCGCGATTTATAACGGGGCATTATCAGCTAGTGCCATGAAAGGTGGGTTTATTGGAGTACTCATTATTGGTCTTCAGAGAGCTGCCTTCTCGAGTGAAGCAGGGGTAGGTTCTGCGGCTATTGCCCATAGTGCTTCCAAAACTAAAAATCCTATTGCAGATGGTTTTACTTCTTTAGTAGAACCTTTTATAGATACGATGGTAGTTTGTACCATGACGGCACTTGTTCTTATCTTTTCAGGAATGCATGAAGTAGGTGGCGGAATGAAAGGAGTTGAATTAACTTCTGATGCATTTGGGAGTGTGATCTCCTGGTTTCCGGCAGTACTTGCCATGGCAGTATTTTTATTTGCTTTTTCTACCATGGTTTCCTGGTCTTATTATGGAATGAGATCCTGGACCTATTTATTTGGACAAAGCAAAAAATCTGAAATAATCTATAAAGTTCTTTTTTTGATATTTGTAGTCGTGGGGTCGTCTGTAAGTCTGGGAGCAGTTTTAAGCTTCTCAGATATGATGATCCTCGCTATGTCTTTTCCTAACATTATAGGATTGTATATCATGTCTCCAGAAGTAAGGGCAGATATGAAAGCATACTGGCACAGACTTAAAAATGGAGAGCTTTTCATCAATGAAAAGTTTAGGGAAGCTGCATAG
- a CDS encoding DUF2851 family protein, with translation MKEDFLYHVWKFQKYDPEGLETSEKELLKILHLGIQNDLSGPDFFNAKIQIGEQLWAGNVEIHIKSSDWYAHHHETDPAYDNVILHVVWEHDVEIYRQDHSIIPTLILNSKVEESILDSYKNLLQKSHLRLNCENEFENFSDFQLQHWLERLFFERLEKKSEVIQDLLLKTENNWEAVLFIMLSRSFGSKVNADAFMAMAQSLDFKIVQKIANNSFALEAIFLGQAGLIKNIDHYGLELEKEYKYLKHKYSLQSEFLPSPQFFRLRPNNFPTIRLSQLASLYSNKKNLFYELMQAKDLSTIKDLLVLDVSEYWKNHYNFGRSHSFRNKKLSAAFIDLIIINCIIPVKHSYFQFIGEEDEQSIQDLINEVNVEKNSIIDLFNDLRPKTAITAMHSQALLQMKNEYCDLNKCLKCELGASLLRKSPKYI, from the coding sequence GTGAAAGAGGATTTTTTATATCATGTATGGAAGTTTCAAAAATATGATCCTGAAGGCTTGGAAACTTCAGAAAAGGAGCTTTTAAAAATACTTCATCTTGGTATTCAGAACGATTTATCGGGTCCAGACTTTTTCAACGCGAAGATCCAGATAGGGGAGCAACTTTGGGCCGGCAACGTAGAAATTCATATAAAATCTTCAGACTGGTATGCGCATCATCACGAAACAGATCCCGCTTACGATAATGTAATACTTCATGTAGTGTGGGAACATGATGTTGAAATTTATCGGCAAGATCATTCTATCATTCCCACACTAATATTAAATAGTAAAGTGGAAGAGAGTATTCTGGATTCCTACAAAAACCTTCTTCAGAAATCGCATCTTAGATTAAACTGTGAAAATGAATTTGAAAATTTTTCAGATTTTCAATTACAGCATTGGTTGGAACGCTTGTTTTTTGAAAGATTAGAAAAAAAGTCTGAAGTAATCCAGGATCTATTACTAAAAACTGAAAATAATTGGGAAGCAGTTTTGTTTATTATGCTTTCCAGAAGTTTTGGTTCTAAGGTAAATGCCGATGCTTTTATGGCGATGGCTCAAAGTCTTGATTTTAAAATTGTGCAGAAGATCGCTAATAATAGTTTCGCGTTGGAAGCAATATTTCTTGGTCAGGCAGGCTTGATCAAAAATATAGACCATTACGGTCTGGAACTGGAGAAAGAATATAAATATTTAAAACATAAATATTCACTACAAAGCGAATTTCTTCCATCTCCACAATTCTTTAGATTAAGACCTAATAATTTCCCTACCATAAGATTGTCACAACTCGCATCTTTATATTCAAATAAGAAGAATTTATTTTATGAATTGATGCAGGCAAAAGACTTAAGTACCATTAAAGATCTTTTGGTACTGGACGTTTCAGAATATTGGAAAAACCATTATAATTTTGGCAGGAGCCATTCATTCAGAAATAAAAAGCTTAGCGCTGCCTTTATAGACCTTATTATTATAAACTGTATTATTCCGGTTAAACATTCTTATTTTCAATTTATTGGAGAAGAAGATGAACAGTCTATCCAGGATCTTATCAATGAAGTCAATGTAGAAAAAAATAGCATCATAGATCTTTTTAATGATCTAAGACCCAAAACGGCTATTACCGCTATGCATTCACAAGCATTATTGCAGATGAAAAATGAATATTGCGATTTGAACAAATGTCTGAAATGTGAATTGGGAGCTTCTTTGTTGAGGAAATCTCCCAAATACATTTAA
- a CDS encoding potassium channel protein, with protein MTRLVDSKLKLAIVLIILVFVSGVVGFHFLYDYSWVDALYMTIITISTVGYGEVQPMDPYGKIFTSVFIISGLFIFGFGFSTITEHILNKNNIGNLKRNKMRKRIDSLKDHIIVCGYGQNGKQAVQKLLNYRKDFVIIDRNEGVFQGMEDDQLNYIVGNATEDEVLETAGVGKASTLICALPRDADNLFIVLSARQLKKDLKIISRATEENSYKKLKLAGADNVIMPDRIGGSHMASLVVVPDLVEFLDNLSVSGEHDSINVEQISFSKICSDGIEKTIAETDIRKKTGCSIIGYKSPSGTYVVNPEPSLKLEKESKLIMIGRPQQIDSLKKYYSV; from the coding sequence ATGACAAGACTGGTAGATTCAAAGTTAAAACTCGCTATCGTATTAATTATTCTGGTATTTGTTTCCGGGGTAGTGGGATTTCACTTTTTATATGATTATTCGTGGGTAGATGCTCTTTATATGACCATCATCACGATAAGTACGGTTGGTTATGGGGAAGTGCAGCCTATGGATCCCTATGGAAAGATATTTACTTCGGTATTTATTATTTCCGGACTTTTTATCTTCGGCTTTGGTTTTTCAACGATTACAGAACACATCCTGAATAAGAACAATATTGGCAATTTAAAGCGGAATAAAATGAGAAAGCGAATAGATTCTTTAAAGGATCACATTATAGTTTGCGGTTACGGTCAGAATGGAAAACAAGCCGTTCAGAAATTATTAAATTATCGAAAGGATTTTGTGATAATTGATAGAAATGAAGGGGTTTTTCAGGGTATGGAAGATGATCAGCTTAATTATATTGTGGGAAATGCAACTGAAGATGAGGTACTTGAAACAGCAGGTGTGGGAAAAGCTTCCACCTTAATTTGCGCTTTACCCAGAGATGCCGATAATCTTTTTATTGTACTATCTGCCAGACAGCTAAAAAAGGATCTTAAAATAATTAGCCGAGCCACGGAAGAAAACAGCTACAAAAAATTAAAACTTGCAGGGGCAGATAATGTGATCATGCCAGATAGAATTGGGGGAAGTCATATGGCTTCGCTTGTGGTGGTGCCAGACCTTGTGGAGTTCCTGGATAATCTTTCGGTTTCCGGGGAACATGACAGTATTAATGTGGAACAAATCTCCTTTTCCAAGATTTGTTCAGATGGTATAGAAAAAACAATAGCAGAGACCGATATTCGTAAAAAAACAGGTTGCTCTATAATCGGGTATAAGTCACCTTCAGGTACTTACGTAGTAAATCCCGAGCCCTCCCTTAAATTGGAAAAAGAATCAAAACTTATCATGATTGGCAGGCCGCAACAAATTGATAGCTTAAAAAAGTACTATTCCGTTTAA
- a CDS encoding FtsX-like permease family protein: MNFEYFVVKRLISAKKYKSSISAPIIKIAITAIAIGVIMMLVSFATGLGLQEKIRDKIAAFNGHINISSYDNNSSKVSLIPVSKNQDFYPEFTSVEGIKHVQAVATKFAVIRTEEDFEGIIVKGIGEDYNWDYFNEFLIDGELPDFSNNLNDEILISQYLASRLQLKVGDKVPTYFLREGSERPLARGFKITGIYESGFQEFDELYLLADIRHIQRINKWEDDQVGNFEVFVEDFDELDQKGNEVYENTGSFLDTQTISQKYYSIFEWLSLFDFNIALIIGIMILVAGINMITALLVLILERTQMIGILKGLGASDWSIRKIFLYNAGYLIVLGLFWGNLIGIGILAIQKYFKLVPLDPRTYYVTEVPIYLNWDYILAVNVGTLLLCMLMLLIPSVIISKISPVKAIKFE; the protein is encoded by the coding sequence TTGAATTTCGAGTATTTCGTTGTAAAGCGGCTAATCAGCGCTAAAAAATATAAAAGTAGCATATCTGCACCTATAATAAAAATTGCGATCACGGCGATCGCTATTGGGGTGATTATGATGCTTGTTTCTTTCGCAACCGGTCTCGGTCTGCAGGAAAAAATAAGGGATAAGATCGCTGCTTTTAACGGCCATATCAATATTTCCAGTTACGATAACAACAGCTCAAAGGTATCTCTTATTCCGGTATCAAAAAACCAGGATTTTTATCCTGAATTCACCTCGGTAGAAGGTATAAAACATGTGCAGGCCGTAGCCACTAAATTTGCTGTGATAAGAACCGAAGAGGATTTTGAGGGTATTATTGTTAAAGGCATTGGGGAAGATTATAACTGGGATTATTTTAATGAGTTTCTAATTGATGGGGAGCTTCCAGATTTTTCTAATAATCTAAACGATGAGATTTTAATTTCACAATATCTCGCCAGCAGACTTCAGTTAAAAGTGGGAGATAAAGTGCCAACATATTTTCTTCGGGAAGGTAGTGAGCGACCATTAGCAAGAGGTTTTAAAATTACAGGAATCTATGAGTCGGGCTTTCAGGAGTTTGATGAGCTATATCTATTAGCCGATATAAGGCATATTCAGCGAATCAATAAATGGGAAGACGACCAGGTTGGGAATTTTGAGGTTTTTGTAGAAGATTTTGATGAATTGGATCAAAAAGGCAATGAAGTTTATGAGAATACAGGATCTTTTCTGGACACTCAAACCATCAGCCAGAAATATTATTCAATTTTTGAATGGTTGTCCCTTTTTGATTTTAATATCGCGTTAATTATTGGGATTATGATCCTGGTGGCTGGTATTAATATGATCACGGCATTGTTAGTATTAATATTGGAAAGAACACAAATGATCGGGATTTTAAAAGGTCTCGGTGCTTCTGACTGGAGTATTAGAAAGATTTTTCTATATAATGCGGGTTACCTGATCGTTCTTGGTCTTTTCTGGGGTAATCTCATTGGAATTGGAATACTGGCAATTCAGAAGTATTTCAAGCTAGTGCCTTTAGATCCTCGTACCTATTATGTAACCGAAGTTCCAATTTATCTGAATTGGGATTATATTCTTGCGGTTAATGTAGGCACCCTGTTATTGTGTATGCTGATGCTGCTGATTCCATCTGTAATTATTTCGAAAATTTCCCCGGTAAAAGCTATAAAGTTCGAATAA
- a CDS encoding cysteine synthase family protein: MEYAENILGTIGNTPLVKMNKIVEEIDALVLAKYETFNPGNSVKDRMAVKMVEDAEKKGLLKPGGTIIEGTSGNTGMGLALVAIVKGYKMICVLSDKQSKEKMDILKAVGSEVIVCPTDVEPDDPRSYYSTSKRLAEETPNSWYVNQYDNLANRQAHYETTGPEIWKQTDGKVTHFVVGVGTGGTISGVGKYLKEQNPNIKVWGIDTYGSVFKKFHETGVFDEKEIYPYVTEGIGEDILPKNVDFDVIDGFTKVTDKDAAVYTQKLSKEEGFFLGNSAGAAAKGLLQLKEHFAKDDVVVVLFHDHGSRYVGKMYNDDWMKKMGYLE, from the coding sequence ATGGAATACGCTGAAAATATATTAGGTACTATAGGGAATACTCCCTTGGTGAAAATGAATAAGATCGTTGAAGAGATTGATGCTCTTGTGCTTGCAAAGTATGAAACCTTTAACCCCGGAAATTCTGTAAAAGACAGGATGGCTGTGAAAATGGTCGAGGATGCTGAAAAAAAAGGATTGCTGAAACCAGGGGGGACCATTATTGAAGGTACCTCGGGAAATACGGGAATGGGTCTTGCATTGGTGGCTATCGTCAAAGGTTATAAGATGATCTGTGTTTTAAGTGATAAACAGAGCAAGGAGAAAATGGATATTCTTAAAGCGGTTGGAAGCGAAGTGATTGTGTGTCCTACAGATGTAGAGCCAGATGATCCACGTTCTTATTATTCCACCTCGAAGAGATTAGCCGAAGAGACTCCAAATTCCTGGTATGTGAATCAATATGACAATCTTGCCAATCGCCAGGCTCATTATGAGACTACAGGTCCTGAAATTTGGAAACAAACTGATGGTAAGGTGACTCATTTTGTAGTAGGTGTAGGTACAGGAGGGACTATTTCTGGAGTAGGGAAATATTTAAAAGAGCAAAATCCCAATATCAAAGTGTGGGGAATAGATACCTATGGTTCAGTTTTTAAGAAATTTCACGAAACGGGCGTTTTTGACGAAAAGGAAATATATCCATACGTAACGGAAGGCATTGGTGAAGATATATTGCCAAAAAATGTAGATTTTGATGTAATTGATGGATTTACCAAAGTAACCGATAAAGATGCCGCGGTTTATACCCAGAAATTATCAAAAGAAGAAGGTTTCTTTTTAGGTAATAGTGCAGGAGCAGCAGCAAAAGGATTACTACAGTTAAAGGAACATTTTGCTAAAGATGATGTGGTAGTGGTGCTGTTTCATGATCATGGAAGTCGCTATGTTGGTAAAATGTACAATGATGACTGGATGAAAAAAATGGGATATCTAGAATAA
- a CDS encoding PspC family transcriptional regulator, producing MTSLVSNIRYYLEKHGFYVSTRMADKLGMRAKNVRLFFIYASFFTMGAGFVIYLTLAFWLKLKDLIYTKRTSVFDL from the coding sequence ATGACGAGTCTTGTTTCTAACATTAGGTATTATCTGGAAAAACATGGTTTTTATGTTTCTACCAGAATGGCAGATAAACTGGGGATGCGAGCAAAGAACGTTAGATTGTTCTTTATTTATGCATCGTTTTTTACCATGGGAGCAGGATTTGTAATATATCTAACCCTCGCCTTCTGGCTCAAATTAAAGGATCTTATTTATACAAAGAGAACTTCGGTATTCGATCTATGA
- a CDS encoding DUF1343 domain-containing protein translates to MIKRLLKSTFLFFLIGTLSCGNTNKQSDAELKKASETKKPHTASSEIILAANRTEAYLPLLKNKRIGFVGNQTSIIKTEKGDYTHLVDSLISLNVKIQKVFAPEHGFRGTADAGEAIKDGIDTKTGLPVVSLYGDSKKPSKESLKDIDLMIFDIQDVGARFYTYISSLHYIMEACAENNISLLIMDRPNPNGHYIDGPILEPKYSSFVGMHPIPVVHGMTIGEYAKMINGEKWLKNEVQCDLQIIEMKNYDHSKLYSLPVKPSPNLPNDKSINLYSSLCFFEGTNVNAGRGTSNQFQVFGSPFLDKDFFNYSYTPQPMDGAKYPKHSGKECYGKDLTNTGHLSSLNLDWLIEAYHNTSNKSEFFNSFFTKLAGTERLQKQIEAGKSSEEIRASWQDGLDNFIKTRNKYLSYQ, encoded by the coding sequence ATGATTAAGAGATTACTCAAAAGTACATTTTTATTCTTTCTTATTGGAACTCTTTCCTGCGGAAACACCAATAAGCAATCTGATGCTGAGTTGAAAAAAGCTTCGGAAACTAAAAAACCTCATACAGCTTCTTCAGAAATAATTCTCGCAGCTAATAGAACGGAAGCATACTTACCACTCCTCAAAAATAAACGAATAGGTTTCGTAGGAAATCAAACTTCCATTATTAAAACTGAAAAAGGAGACTATACACATCTTGTTGATTCTTTAATTAGTTTGAATGTTAAGATTCAAAAAGTATTTGCTCCTGAACATGGTTTTCGGGGTACAGCCGATGCCGGAGAAGCCATTAAGGATGGCATAGATACTAAAACCGGGCTTCCGGTAGTTTCACTCTATGGAGACAGTAAAAAGCCTTCCAAAGAATCTTTAAAAGATATTGACCTGATGATCTTTGATATTCAGGATGTAGGAGCCAGGTTTTATACCTATATCTCTTCGCTGCATTATATCATGGAAGCTTGCGCCGAGAATAATATTTCGCTATTAATTATGGACAGACCCAATCCTAATGGACACTATATTGATGGACCTATCCTGGAACCAAAGTACAGTAGTTTTGTTGGAATGCATCCCATACCGGTTGTTCACGGGATGACAATAGGGGAATATGCAAAAATGATCAATGGTGAAAAGTGGCTAAAAAATGAAGTGCAATGCGATCTTCAAATCATTGAGATGAAAAATTATGATCATTCCAAACTATACTCTTTGCCCGTAAAACCTTCTCCCAATCTTCCAAATGACAAATCGATCAATCTATACTCCAGTTTATGTTTTTTTGAAGGAACCAATGTGAATGCTGGGCGGGGCACGTCAAATCAATTCCAGGTGTTTGGATCTCCATTTTTAGATAAAGATTTTTTTAATTACTCTTATACTCCGCAACCTATGGACGGGGCTAAATACCCTAAACATTCAGGAAAAGAATGTTATGGCAAAGACCTTACAAATACCGGGCATTTATCCTCGTTAAATCTTGATTGGCTAATTGAAGCCTATCATAACACTTCAAATAAGTCTGAATTTTTCAATTCTTTTTTCACGAAGCTTGCAGGAACTGAAAGGCTTCAGAAACAAATTGAGGCTGGAAAATCTTCAGAAGAAATAAGAGCCAGCTGGCAAGATGGGTTAGATAACTTTATAAAAACAAGAAATAAATATCTGAGCTACCAATAG
- a CDS encoding SGNH/GDSL hydrolase family protein yields the protein MKKIYFLFLSLILFSCSSTLDVQDNQEPEDPQYSYLALGDSYTIGESVKETDRWPVKLAEQLRSRDYKMAAPKIIAKTGWTTEDLLRGMENELNIQRDFDLVSILIGVNNQYQGKPVTEYEEDLRTIFRKAVNHSKTMEKGVFAVSIPDYGYTPFGAANQEKISAEIDRFNEVFKRIADEFDVPFYNITPISRDAVNNPDLIASDGLHPSGLMYQFWVDKFVNEVAAKLPQ from the coding sequence ATGAAAAAAATCTACTTTCTATTTCTAAGCCTTATACTATTTTCCTGTAGCTCTACATTAGATGTGCAGGATAATCAAGAGCCTGAAGATCCACAATATTCTTACCTCGCACTTGGAGATTCCTATACCATTGGTGAAAGTGTAAAAGAAACAGATCGCTGGCCAGTAAAGCTTGCCGAGCAGCTTCGCTCCCGTGATTATAAAATGGCCGCCCCTAAGATCATAGCGAAAACAGGTTGGACTACAGAAGATCTTCTGCGAGGAATGGAGAATGAGCTTAATATTCAGCGGGATTTTGATCTTGTTTCCATTTTAATAGGTGTTAATAATCAGTACCAGGGAAAACCGGTCACAGAGTATGAGGAAGATCTTAGAACGATATTTCGAAAAGCAGTAAATCATTCAAAAACAATGGAAAAAGGAGTTTTTGCAGTAAGTATCCCAGATTATGGATATACTCCTTTTGGTGCTGCAAATCAGGAAAAAATTAGTGCTGAGATTGACAGGTTCAACGAAGTATTTAAAAGGATAGCAGATGAGTTTGATGTTCCTTTTTACAATATCACTCCAATTTCACGAGATGCAGTCAATAACCCAGATTTGATAGCTAGTGATGGTTTGCACCCAAGTGGATTAATGTATCAATTTTGGGTAGACAAATTTGTAAATGAAGTAGCAGCTAAATTACCTCAATAA
- a CDS encoding YkgJ family cysteine cluster protein, translating to MEEILNRLPEKAKDKKKENRKFFSKLKKRPPKDLDSLMIDLHEEEFSRTDCLSCANCCKTTGPLFTQKDIERLSKHFRMKPGEFIDSYLRLDEENDFVLQQVPCPFLGADNYCSVYDKRPKACREYPHTDRKDFHKISNITIRNTAVCPAAYNIVEEMKRRLNY from the coding sequence ATGGAAGAGATTCTTAATAGGTTACCTGAAAAGGCCAAAGATAAGAAGAAGGAAAATAGAAAGTTCTTTTCTAAGTTAAAGAAAAGACCGCCAAAAGATCTGGATTCTTTAATGATTGATCTTCATGAAGAAGAATTTTCAAGAACAGATTGTCTTAGCTGTGCAAATTGTTGCAAGACTACAGGGCCTTTATTTACTCAAAAAGATATAGAAAGGCTTAGTAAGCATTTTAGAATGAAGCCGGGTGAGTTTATCGATTCTTATCTAAGGCTGGATGAAGAGAACGATTTTGTGCTTCAACAAGTACCATGTCCTTTTTTAGGAGCCGATAATTATTGCTCGGTATACGATAAAAGACCTAAGGCCTGCAGGGAATATCCGCATACAGACAGGAAAGATTTTCATAAAATATCAAATATCACCATCAGGAATACGGCAGTATGTCCTGCAGCTTACAATATCGTGGAAGAAATGAAAAGAAGATTAAATTACTGA